The nucleotide sequence GGTATTATTCATTACTATTGCAGCAGAACAATTTGGCACTAATATTCGAGCAACTGTAACGACAACAGTCCCAAATTTCGTTAGAGGTTTACTGCCGTTAATCATTTTAATTTATACATTCTTTAGAGACGACTTATTAAACGGTGATATTTTAAAAGCTGGTATGATAGTAGGTTGTTTACTTTCAGCAATTGCGGTATTAGCACTTTGGAAATTAAAAGAAACATTTCACATTGATTTAGATTATATCGAAAGAGAACATTAAAATATCACAAAAAAACATAACCAACTAATAACCAAACACTTTAACAGAATCGATTATAAACGAAAACGTTATCTATTGTAAGACTAAAAATCGAATAAAAAACCAAAACTCAAATTATTCTACAAAATCAATTTAATATAGTCTTATTTAGTTATGGAATTACTAGCAAATTCGGTATTTTTGAAAAAAATTAAAAAACAAAAGATAACATATAGTATCTAGAAATTAAACTCCTATGAGAAAAAGAATAAAACAAATCTATAAATCCGATTTATTTAAAGAATTTTTTGAGAATGAAAAATCAAGTGGACTTGTACTAATTGGTTGTACATTAATTTCTTTATTCCTAGCCAATTCCCTTTTTGGAGAACAATACCACCACGCTTGGCTAACACCAATTGGAGGTCAAACATTAGAGTATTGGATTAACGACGGATTGATGACTATCTTTTTTCTATTAATTGGTTTAGAGCTTGAAAGAGAAATATACATAGGAGAATTATCCAATATAAAGGATGCACTACTGCCTATTTTTGCAGCCTTAGGAGGTATGTTGGTTCCTGCAGGATTGTACTTATTATTAAACCAAGCTGACATCACACGCTCCGGAGCCGGAATCCCAATGGCTACTGATATTGCATTTGCTTTGGGAGTCCTATCATTACTAGGTAATCGAGTTCCTTTATCATTAAAAGTTTTCCTTACAGCCTTGGCCGTTATTGATGACTTAGGAGCCATATTAGTAATTGCTGCTTTTTACACTAAAACATTATTTTGGATTAATTTACTTTCAGCTTTAGGAGTTATGCTTATTTTGTTTGTTTTAAACAGAATGAAAGTCGTAAAACTATACCCTTACTTAATTGGAGGAGCTATTATGTGGTACTTTATGCTAAATTCAGGTATACATGCTACTATTACTGGAGTTCTTTTGGCTTTTGTCATTCCTTTCGAAAAAGGTGAAAAAACATCCATCTCTTATCAGTTACAACATTTTTTACACAAACCTGTTGGTTTCTTTATCCTTCCTCTTTTCGCATTAGCTAACACTGCGATTGTTTTAAGCTCTAATATTGGAGAAACATTAGAACAACATTACAGTATCGGAATTGCATTAGGACTTATTTTAGGAAAACCAATCGGAATAGCCTTATTTAGTTTTCTTGCTGTATCAGTAGGATTATGTAAGCTCCCAGATGATTTAAATTGGAAAACAATTATCTCAGTAGGATTCTTAGGAGGAATAGGGTTCACAATGTCTATTTTCATCACCTTGCTTGCTTTTGAGGACCAAGAGATTATCAACAACGCTAAATTTATTATTTTACTTTCCTCACTTATGGCAGGTATTATTGGTTTCCTATTTTTAAAACAAACCTTAAAAGGAACCAAAAATGAAAAAGCTAGTTAGTGACTTCCTACGCTTTATCAACCTTAATCAAGGGGAAGAAGACAGAAGAAAAGTATTAGAAAATGTTAAATCTAACATTTCCTTTAGCGGTTCAAATCTTTGGATTTTAGCCTGTGCTATAGTAGTAGCCTCTGTAGGGTTAAATGTGAATTCTACAGCGGTTATAATCGGTGCCATGTTAATATCTCCTTTAATGGGACCTATTGTTGGCGCCGGTTTCGGACTAGGAGTCTATGATTTTTATTTACTCCAAAAATCCTTAAAAAACTTAATGGTGGCCACCTTAGTAGGCTTAGTTGTATCCACACTATACTTTTATATTAGTCCATTCAAAGAAACACAACCTGAGTTACTGTCAAGAACGGCTCCTAATATTTATGATATAATCATTGCCTTTTCAGGAGGATTAGTTGGAGCAATTGCAATTACTCGTGTTGAAAAAGGAAATCCTATTCCTGGAGTTGCTATTGCTACAGCTTTGATGCCTCCATTATGTACCGCTGGCTATGGCCTTGCAGTTGGGAATTATCGATTCTTTTTTGGAGCAATCTATTTATATGCCATTAATTGTGTTTTCATCTGTATATCTACATTTTTTATAGTCAAATATTTAAAATACCCTACAAAAAAACAGCTTACAGACAAATACCAAACAAAAGTAAAATACATTATTTCGACCCTAATTACAATTCTAATCTTACCTAGTATTTTCTTTGCTTATCAACTATTTCAAGAAAAAAAATACCAGCATGCCGTTGACATTTATTTAGAAAAAGAATTTTCTAGCAAAGGAATTGCTATTTTATATAAAAAAACCAAATTCAATCAAAACCCAAAAAAATTAGAACTTGGCTTTCTCTCTAAAAAATTTACAGAAAAAGAAATTAAGGCCTTAAATGAAAAATTAAAAGCCTACGAAATCAATAACACCAAATTATTGATTATGCAAGATACAACCGATTTGAAGAGCGATATACTTAACGAAATAAAGTATAACAAATCAGTCCTAAGCGAAAAAGATCTTGCTATTTTAAATTTAAAAAAACAAATAGAAGACAACAAATACAAAAACAAAGCACTATTAGCAGAAATCAAAATACTATTTCCTGAAATTGTTAATATATCCATCGCTAATCACACTTATAACGAAGAAACAGATAGCGTAAAAACAGTGCCAATTTTAATTTACAAAAGTACTAAAGTCCTCGAAAAAGAATCAGAGAAAAAATTAGCTAGTTGGCTAGAACAACGCTTATCCAAAAAGTCCATCGAGATATACAGCCAAAAATAAAATTGATATTTTGGCACTGTACCAAAAACTGTGTGTAAATATTAAAAACTGTTGTTTGTCGCCGAATTAGTAATTTTGTCCAACACCTAAATCGAAAAAGGCTCCGATAATAAATCGAAGCCTTATTTTAATTACAATAACATTTAATGAAATCTATTGTTAATTTTTCCAATAGTTATTAAACTCCACCATTTTTTCTTTACCAAGTAGTTTATTTACCCTAGCAAAATGTACTTGGTTTATTTCTTTAAGTTTTGCAGCTTCTTCATCAGTTGATAGCCCTTGAGATTTTAGGTCTTTAACTTTTGCATATTTTTCTTTAACAAAAGTTCGTAATTGATTCGCTTGATTTTCTTCTAATTTTAATTCTTTTATAGCTCCTTCAATATTTTTTGCTTCTTGTGCAGTAACACCTAGTGTAAGCATTAATAAAAACGCTGATACAATTAATTTTTTCATTTTAATTTCTTTTAATGGTTATGGGACAAATATAGAAAAGACAAAATAGTAAGATGGACCCCTTCATGTATTAAAGACATTTGTTATACATATGAAATCATTTATTATTAATCACATTACTATTTTAGGATAATTCATCCAATTATTTGTAGGCCTTTTATCAATTTATAGTTTACATTTATCTTATAAAGCTAAGCTACAGTAGCAACTTTTTTTTGGTCATCCTTTAAATTTTGGTTGCTTTTTCTGTTGTTCTGATTTGGTTGTAGGCCTCAAAAAGAGCCTCCACTTCAGACTGGTATTTTGGATTGTTAATAAGGTTCTCGATTTCTTTCTCTTCTAGATTGTCGTTCAAATTGTAAAGTGCAAAAGGTTTTCTGATTTGGTCACTTTTATCTTTTTTGTCAAAAGCTATAATTAATTTCCATCCGTCTTGGGTAATGATGGCTTCTTTGGAAGTTCCTGATTGAGAAATGATATACGGATGCACAGGCGATTTACTTTTTCTTAATAAAATAGGCAGTAAATTAGCCGAATCGACGGCCTGACCTTCAGGTATTTTTTGGTTGGTTACTGCGGCAAGTGTACCCAAAATATCCAATCCTACAATAGGAGTTTCCGATATGGATTTGGCTTTGATTTGTCCTGGCCATGAAACAATAAATGGCACACGATGTCCTCCTTCATAAGGTTGGTTTTTTCCTCCGCGGTAAATATCACTTGATTTGTGTCCAGATTGGGCTGTCTCCTTAATTTGCAAGCCTCCATTGTCTGAAGTGAAAATAAAGATGGTATTCTCATACTCCCCTTTTTTCTTTAGAGCCGCTATGAGCATTTCTATTTGCACATCTAGCTCTTTAATCATGTCCATATGAGCGGAAGGGGTTGTGCCCGCAATTTTTTTGCCGTTCAATTCTTTTGAAGGCGAATGAGGCAAATGCACCGCTAGCGAACAGTAATACATAAAAAAAGGACTTTTTTTATCTGTTTTTTCAATAAAATTAACCGCTTTGTTTACTAAAAGGGGCCCCATATTGTGTGGATCCCAAGCAGTGTCTCCTAGACCTTCCTCTTTGTCGAGCGTAACGCCAATTTTCGTCATGTTTTCTTGCGAAATAAATCCGATTTTTGAATTACTTTCCAGAGGCATCCATTTTTCATTTTCATAAACGGCATAGGGCACGTTTTGAATTCCAGATGGAAACATCAAACTGTAGTCAAATCCGTTTTGTTTAGGACCATTACCCGCAATTTGGCGAATATCAACATCCATTTCAATTTTCTGACGTGAACCTTGGTAAATTTTGTTCGGGTTATCCTTTTCGTAAAAATCGGATCCAAATCCCCATTTCCCAAAGAAAGCCGTACTGTAGCCCGCATTTTTCATTAGTTTTCCTAGTGTGAGTTGGTCGGGCTTTACCGCAGATTCTTGGTAGGATCCCCAAACGCCCCAAGGCGCATAACTGCGGTAACAGTTGTTCCCCGTCATAATGGCATAACGTGATGGAGCACACAAAGCGGCCGGTGCATGTGCATCTGTAAAAATCATTCCTTCTCGCGCTAATTGATCTAAGGCAGGTGTTTCTAATACAATTTTATCCGAGTGTAATTTACGGTAATATGACAAATCTCCTGTTCCTATATCATCGGCGAGAACAACAATTACATTCGGTTTTTTTTGAGCTGTAACACTTAAAGCTAGTGCTAGACTAAGTGCTAAAAGGATGTTTTTTTTCATTTCTTTAATTTTAATTTTTTTTGGGCGTGCCCCAAGGGTCGGGCTATACACTGCAATCTTGTGGCGGCATAAATGCCAGCCGCCACAAGGATTTCCGTTCCTATCCCTCACGCAAGCCCCTCGCTGATAACACGCTTTATTTTTTTAATAAAAGCCAATTTAAATTAACTATTTTTTCCATACCATGTTCCCCAATGAAGACCACGACAATATTTTGCTTTCCTGTAACTTTTTCGAGTAATTTAGTTTCAATAGTTTCCCATAAATTCCATCCTCCTGTATATTTCACTGGGAAATCGGCAATGAGTTTTCCTTTGGGATTATCCAATCGAACTTCAAAATGACCTATTCGTTGTCCACAGGCTATTCGAGCTTCCATTTTCGTGGCTGAGCCATCATCAAAATTAACCTCGTTGAACTTTACATTACTCATCATTTTAGTATCACAAACCATCCAACCAATAGGTTCGATGCCTCCCACAAAATTGGTATTCGCATTATTGATTTCGTTATAGCGGTCCACTTCAATTTTCTCCCCAATAGTTGGCGAACCTATACCTCTCATCGTTGGTTTTACTTTTTTAAAACCACCTTTATCATCCATTTCTAAATAATCAGCTCTAATCGAACGAAGTTTGTTATAACCACTAATATCCCACCAATGGTAAAACAAAATCCACTTACCTTCATAATTCACAATCGAATGATGATTGGTTCCATTACTAATATTATCCATGATTTTACCTCGGTATTCAAAAGGACCTAACGGACTTTTACTGGTTGCATATCCAATCGTATATCCCTCATTAGGGAATACATGAGCAAAAGTCAAATAATACAAGTCATTAATTTTGATAGGAAAGGAACCTTCTTTGTACCCTGCAGGCAAGCCTTCCACTTTGATGGGCTTGGCGGCTACTTCAATCATATTATCTTTTAAAGGTGCTACAAATAAATCCTGACCTCCACCATAATACAAATATGCTTTATTATCGTCATCTAGCAATAATCC is from Flavobacterium sp. NG2 and encodes:
- a CDS encoding family 43 glycosylhydrolase codes for the protein MTKKIIIGGLLLSLQCLIAQNPLVTDIFTADPTARVFDGKLYVYPSHDIVPKEGVEAPRFCMPDYHMYSLENGNTWKDYGVILDQNQVPWGKKDSNGMWAPDCIKKGDWYYYFYPAEPADQSAFRRIGVGISKSPTGPFKWEKNYIAEVSGIDPGLLLDDDNKAYLYYGGGQDLFVAPLKDNMIEVAAKPIKVEGLPAGYKEGSFPIKINDLYYLTFAHVFPNEGYTIGYATSKSPLGPFEYRGKIMDNISNGTNHHSIVNYEGKWILFYHWWDISGYNKLRSIRADYLEMDDKGGFKKVKPTMRGIGSPTIGEKIEVDRYNEINNANTNFVGGIEPIGWMVCDTKMMSNVKFNEVNFDDGSATKMEARIACGQRIGHFEVRLDNPKGKLIADFPVKYTGGWNLWETIETKLLEKVTGKQNIVVVFIGEHGMEKIVNLNWLLLKK
- a CDS encoding TIGR00341 family protein, yielding MKKLVSDFLRFINLNQGEEDRRKVLENVKSNISFSGSNLWILACAIVVASVGLNVNSTAVIIGAMLISPLMGPIVGAGFGLGVYDFYLLQKSLKNLMVATLVGLVVSTLYFYISPFKETQPELLSRTAPNIYDIIIAFSGGLVGAIAITRVEKGNPIPGVAIATALMPPLCTAGYGLAVGNYRFFFGAIYLYAINCVFICISTFFIVKYLKYPTKKQLTDKYQTKVKYIISTLITILILPSIFFAYQLFQEKKYQHAVDIYLEKEFSSKGIAILYKKTKFNQNPKKLELGFLSKKFTEKEIKALNEKLKAYEINNTKLLIMQDTTDLKSDILNEIKYNKSVLSEKDLAILNLKKQIEDNKYKNKALLAEIKILFPEIVNISIANHTYNEETDSVKTVPILIYKSTKVLEKESEKKLASWLEQRLSKKSIEIYSQK
- the nhaA gene encoding Na+/H+ antiporter NhaA; this encodes MRKRIKQIYKSDLFKEFFENEKSSGLVLIGCTLISLFLANSLFGEQYHHAWLTPIGGQTLEYWINDGLMTIFFLLIGLELEREIYIGELSNIKDALLPIFAALGGMLVPAGLYLLLNQADITRSGAGIPMATDIAFALGVLSLLGNRVPLSLKVFLTALAVIDDLGAILVIAAFYTKTLFWINLLSALGVMLILFVLNRMKVVKLYPYLIGGAIMWYFMLNSGIHATITGVLLAFVIPFEKGEKTSISYQLQHFLHKPVGFFILPLFALANTAIVLSSNIGETLEQHYSIGIALGLILGKPIGIALFSFLAVSVGLCKLPDDLNWKTIISVGFLGGIGFTMSIFITLLAFEDQEIINNAKFIILLSSLMAGIIGFLFLKQTLKGTKNEKAS
- a CDS encoding arylsulfatase, whose amino-acid sequence is MKKNILLALSLALALSVTAQKKPNVIVVLADDIGTGDLSYYRKLHSDKIVLETPALDQLAREGMIFTDAHAPAALCAPSRYAIMTGNNCYRSYAPWGVWGSYQESAVKPDQLTLGKLMKNAGYSTAFFGKWGFGSDFYEKDNPNKIYQGSRQKIEMDVDIRQIAGNGPKQNGFDYSLMFPSGIQNVPYAVYENEKWMPLESNSKIGFISQENMTKIGVTLDKEEGLGDTAWDPHNMGPLLVNKAVNFIEKTDKKSPFFMYYCSLAVHLPHSPSKELNGKKIAGTTPSAHMDMIKELDVQIEMLIAALKKKGEYENTIFIFTSDNGGLQIKETAQSGHKSSDIYRGGKNQPYEGGHRVPFIVSWPGQIKAKSISETPIVGLDILGTLAAVTNQKIPEGQAVDSANLLPILLRKSKSPVHPYIISQSGTSKEAIITQDGWKLIIAFDKKDKSDQIRKPFALYNLNDNLEEKEIENLINNPKYQSEVEALFEAYNQIRTTEKATKI